One genomic window of Prochlorococcus marinus str. NATL2A includes the following:
- the aspS gene encoding aspartate--tRNA ligase has protein sequence MRNKTCGELRASAISANVQLCGWVDRRRDHGGVIFIDLRDRSGTIQITVDPDQGQDLFSIAESLRNETVLQINGLVRARPDEAINTKIPTGEVEVLAKNIKILNTVTSTLPFSVSIHDEESVKEEIRLKHRYLDLRRERMNNNLRLRHNTVKAARSFLENEGFIEVETPILTRSTPEGARDYLVPSRVCGGEFFALPQSPQLFKQLLMVGGVERYYQVARCFRDEDLRADRQPEFTQLDIEMSFMEEKEIIELNEKLIVSIWKKIKGIDLQTPFPRMTWQEAMDRFGTDRPDTRYGMELVNTSDLFSKSGFKVFSNAISSGGCVKCITIEDGNNLISNVRIKPGGDIFSEAQKAGAGGLAFIRVRDDKEVDTIGAIKDNLTTSQIKELLLKTQAKPGDLILFGAGPTNIVNRTLDRVRQFIAKDLKIISDNELKTQWNFLWVTDFPMFEFNSDENRLEAIHHPFCAPKPEDIGESESLWKDKLPNSNAQAYDLVLNGLEIGGGSLRIHNSELQKTVLEVIGLSKNEAEEQFGFLIDALAMGAPPHGGIAFGLDRIVMLLANEDSIRDTIAFPKTQQARCSMAKAPANVENKQLEDLHIASTWIDPD, from the coding sequence ATGCGCAATAAGACTTGTGGAGAACTACGAGCTTCCGCAATTAGCGCAAATGTTCAACTATGTGGTTGGGTTGATCGCAGAAGAGATCATGGCGGAGTAATTTTTATTGATCTAAGAGACCGTTCTGGAACAATTCAAATCACAGTTGATCCAGATCAAGGTCAAGATCTTTTTAGCATCGCTGAGAGTCTTAGAAATGAGACTGTTCTGCAGATCAATGGATTAGTAAGAGCAAGACCTGACGAAGCTATTAATACAAAAATCCCAACCGGTGAAGTAGAAGTCTTAGCTAAAAATATAAAAATTCTGAATACTGTCACTAGTACACTTCCTTTCTCAGTGTCAATTCATGATGAGGAGAGTGTTAAAGAAGAAATCAGGCTAAAGCATAGATATTTAGATCTCAGAAGAGAGAGAATGAATAATAATCTTCGATTGAGACATAACACTGTCAAGGCGGCTAGAAGTTTTCTTGAAAACGAAGGATTTATAGAAGTTGAAACACCAATTTTGACTCGCTCAACTCCTGAAGGAGCCAGAGATTACTTAGTACCCTCACGTGTATGTGGTGGCGAGTTTTTTGCTTTGCCGCAATCCCCGCAATTATTCAAACAATTGTTGATGGTTGGTGGAGTTGAACGTTATTACCAAGTCGCTCGTTGTTTTCGTGATGAAGATTTACGCGCAGACAGGCAACCAGAATTTACTCAATTAGATATTGAAATGAGTTTTATGGAGGAAAAAGAGATCATCGAATTAAATGAAAAATTAATTGTAAGTATATGGAAAAAAATTAAAGGGATTGATCTCCAAACTCCATTTCCGAGAATGACTTGGCAAGAAGCTATGGATCGTTTTGGAACTGACAGACCTGATACTCGATATGGAATGGAGCTTGTCAACACAAGTGATTTATTTTCCAAAAGTGGATTTAAAGTTTTTTCAAATGCTATTTCTTCTGGTGGATGCGTTAAGTGCATCACCATTGAGGATGGAAATAATTTGATTAGTAATGTAAGAATAAAACCGGGTGGAGATATTTTTAGCGAAGCCCAAAAGGCTGGCGCTGGTGGACTAGCATTTATCAGGGTTCGAGATGATAAAGAAGTCGATACAATTGGAGCCATAAAAGATAATTTAACTACCTCGCAAATAAAAGAACTCCTATTAAAAACCCAAGCTAAACCTGGAGATCTAATACTTTTTGGTGCAGGGCCCACAAACATTGTTAATAGAACTTTAGATAGAGTTCGTCAATTTATTGCGAAAGATCTAAAGATAATCTCAGACAACGAATTAAAAACTCAGTGGAATTTTCTTTGGGTCACTGATTTTCCTATGTTTGAATTCAATTCTGATGAAAATCGTCTTGAAGCAATTCATCATCCTTTCTGTGCTCCTAAGCCTGAAGATATTGGTGAATCAGAAAGCCTATGGAAAGACAAATTACCCAATTCAAATGCTCAAGCGTATGATCTAGTTCTTAATGGATTAGAAATTGGCGGGGGATCTTTAAGAATTCACAACTCAGAACTTCAAAAAACCGTACTAGAAGTAATTGGTCTATCAAAAAATGAAGCAGAAGAGCAATTTGGTTTTTTAATTGATGCCCTTGCCATGGGTGCTCCACCACATGGTGGGATTGCATTTGGACTGGACAGAATAGTTATGCTCTTAGCCAATGAAGATTCAATTAGAGATACTATTGCTTTTCCAAAAACACAACAAGCTCGTTGTTCTATGGCTAAAGCGCCTGCAAACGTGGAAAACAAACAATTAGAAGACCTCCACATAGCTTCTACTTGGATAGATCCTGATTGA
- the mazG gene encoding nucleoside triphosphate pyrophosphohydrolase: protein MTNTNQINTKDKMNKLLEVVSDLRDPINGCPWDLKQTHLSLVPYVLEEAYEVAHAIREDNPDELKEELGDLLLQVILHAQIAKEKNLFDITDIIDMITEKLIRRHPHVFQNKAKVSVKEVEDSWETIKNNEKPLNNSKAPISDRLKLKIRPQPSTKAALIISKKASKNGFEWENIDQIWDKLHEELEELKDALKKENTAEAEAEIGDVLFTLINIARWNKISIEDGLAKTNKKFLERLTYIEENIDGELHSQSKKKLEKYWKLAKINLKH, encoded by the coding sequence ATGACAAACACAAACCAAATAAATACAAAAGATAAAATGAATAAACTCCTTGAAGTAGTTTCAGACCTCAGAGATCCAATCAATGGCTGTCCTTGGGACCTAAAGCAAACGCATCTTTCTTTGGTCCCATATGTTCTAGAAGAAGCCTATGAAGTTGCTCACGCAATAAGAGAAGACAATCCTGATGAATTAAAAGAGGAGCTTGGAGATCTCTTACTACAAGTGATTTTGCATGCTCAAATAGCAAAAGAAAAAAACTTGTTTGACATAACAGACATCATTGACATGATCACTGAAAAACTAATTCGAAGGCATCCACATGTATTTCAAAATAAAGCAAAAGTAAGTGTCAAAGAAGTGGAAGACTCTTGGGAAACAATCAAGAATAATGAAAAACCATTAAATAATTCAAAAGCCCCAATTAGTGACCGATTAAAATTAAAGATAAGACCACAACCTTCTACGAAAGCAGCACTAATTATCTCCAAAAAAGCTTCAAAAAACGGATTTGAATGGGAAAACATTGATCAAATCTGGGATAAATTACATGAAGAATTAGAAGAATTAAAAGATGCATTAAAAAAAGAAAATACTGCCGAAGCTGAAGCTGAAATAGGAGACGTATTATTTACATTGATAAATATTGCAAGATGGAATAAAATTTCAATAGAAGATGGGTTAGCAAAAACTAATAAAAAATTCCTAGAACGATTAACATATATAGAAGAAAATATAGATGGAGAATTACATTCCCAATCAAAAAAGAAATTAGAAAAATATTGGAAATTAGCGAAGATCAATCTCAAGCATTAA
- the speB gene encoding agmatinase: protein MTKSNLRDLSLFNNDGAIFMGAQRDIDQSRVSLLGVPYDGTCCFRPGARFGPSAIREDSYGIETYCPQLDLDLEDINFTDIGSLDVPLGDAELTLDYISDATNILLKNNLKPLIIGGEHSITIGIIKSIITNYPDLIMLQLDAHADLRDEWLGSKLSHACTMKRCLEILPSKKIFQIGIRSGTKSEFLEMNNSKRFIQHTLGENAKSLEEALKSFKGRPIYLTFDLDWFDPSVMPGTGTPEPGGYFWGDFAAIINVIKSHNLIGADVVELSPKLDTTGISSILAAKVIRSLIMLLDKSS from the coding sequence ATGACCAAATCCAACCTAAGAGATCTATCACTATTTAATAACGATGGTGCAATATTTATGGGCGCCCAAAGAGACATCGATCAATCCAGAGTGTCGCTTTTAGGAGTTCCTTATGATGGAACTTGTTGCTTTAGGCCTGGTGCAAGATTTGGTCCTTCTGCTATTAGGGAAGATAGTTATGGAATTGAAACATATTGTCCGCAATTAGATTTAGATTTAGAAGATATTAACTTTACTGATATAGGTTCATTAGATGTTCCCCTTGGAGATGCAGAATTAACACTTGATTATATAAGCGATGCTACAAATATTTTACTTAAAAATAATTTAAAGCCTCTTATTATTGGTGGAGAACATTCAATAACAATTGGGATTATTAAATCAATAATTACTAATTATCCTGACTTAATTATGCTTCAATTAGATGCTCACGCAGACCTTAGAGATGAATGGTTAGGTAGTAAATTAAGTCATGCATGTACTATGAAAAGATGTTTAGAAATACTACCTAGCAAAAAGATCTTTCAAATAGGAATAAGAAGTGGAACAAAATCAGAATTTCTTGAAATGAATAATAGTAAAAGGTTCATTCAACATACTTTAGGAGAGAATGCAAAATCTTTAGAAGAAGCTCTAAAAAGTTTTAAAGGGAGACCAATCTATTTAACTTTTGATTTAGATTGGTTTGATCCCTCTGTAATGCCAGGAACTGGCACTCCTGAGCCCGGGGGCTATTTTTGGGGAGATTTTGCAGCAATAATAAATGTGATTAAGTCTCATAACTTAATTGGTGCTGATGTAGTCGAATTATCTCCCAAATTAGATACCACTGGTATTAGTAGCATCCTTGCTGCAAAAGTTATACGTTCATTAATTATGTTATTGGACAAATCATCCTAA
- a CDS encoding valine--tRNA ligase, with the protein MIERVKTTKLSEASGLPKTYDPVGTENRWQKAWEEKGAFKPDPSAPGDPFSVVIPPPNVTGSLHMGHAFNTALIDTVVRYKRLKGNNVLCLPGTDHASIAVQTILERQLKEEGKNRRDLGRASFLEKAWEWKEKSGGRIVDQLKRLGYSVDWSRERFTLDEGLSKAVSEAFVRLHEKGLIYRGEYLVNWCPASGSAVSDLEVEMKEVDGHLWHFRYPLVTSSVSSAKQISYLEVATTRPETMLGDVAVAVNPSDERYKDLIGEKLTLPLVGRTIPIIGDPHVDKDFGTGCVKVTPAHDPNDFEIGQRHDLPQITVMTKKGTMNHNAGQFEGLDRFEAREAVIDSLKEIGLLTKIEAYKHSVPFSDRGKVPVEPLLSTQWFVKMDPLSSSCSEFFEKGQPKFIPNRWSKVYRDWLTDIRDWCISRQLWWGHRIPAWFVISQTDNKVVNETPYIVARTEDEAKKLAREKYGDSVKIEQDEDVLDTWFSSGLWPFSTLGWPDETHPDFQRWYPTNTLVTGFDIIFFWVARMTMMAGVFTERMPFADVYIHGLVRDEQNRKMSKSAGNGIDPLLLIERYGTDALRFALVREVAGAGQDIRLDFDRKNQTSATVEASRNFANKLWNATRFALINLEDQDYENLESYDSSKLQLSDRWILSRLARVNHETANRYENYALGEAAKGLYEFAWNDFCDWYLELIKRRLNNSENLSSDELLDRKIAKSVLYKVLSDLLIMLHPLMPHLTEELWHGLTGLDEDQFLALQPWPKSNEQDLNLDLESSFSDLFASIRLIRNLRAVAGLKPSQKVPVMLVSGKEVLQKTLTTSINDIAVLTKAKEVQILSPEQAKSLPSMKALAGVSGELEVVLPIEGLIDIASLRSRLEKDLNKAQKEIESLSGRLANKNFVDKAPKDVVEECRANLTESEAQVRLVKERLMGLD; encoded by the coding sequence GTGATAGAGCGGGTAAAAACTACAAAATTATCTGAAGCCTCAGGGCTTCCTAAAACATATGATCCAGTAGGTACTGAAAATCGCTGGCAGAAAGCTTGGGAAGAAAAAGGAGCTTTTAAACCTGATCCATCAGCCCCTGGAGACCCATTCTCCGTAGTTATTCCTCCTCCAAATGTCACAGGTAGTTTGCATATGGGGCATGCTTTTAATACTGCCTTAATCGATACAGTTGTCAGGTATAAGAGATTAAAAGGAAATAATGTTCTTTGTCTTCCAGGAACAGACCATGCTTCAATTGCGGTTCAAACTATTCTCGAGCGACAACTTAAGGAAGAAGGCAAAAATCGTCGTGATCTTGGTAGAGCTTCTTTTTTGGAAAAAGCTTGGGAGTGGAAAGAAAAAAGTGGTGGAAGAATTGTTGATCAATTAAAGCGTTTGGGATATTCCGTAGACTGGAGTAGAGAGAGATTTACATTGGATGAAGGACTGAGTAAAGCTGTTTCTGAGGCATTTGTTCGTTTACATGAAAAGGGATTGATATATCGAGGAGAATATTTAGTGAATTGGTGTCCTGCCTCTGGTTCGGCTGTGAGTGATTTAGAAGTTGAAATGAAAGAAGTAGATGGACATCTATGGCATTTTCGATATCCCCTAGTCACATCATCTGTATCAAGTGCGAAACAAATTAGTTACTTAGAAGTAGCGACTACACGTCCTGAGACGATGCTTGGGGATGTCGCAGTTGCTGTGAACCCATCAGATGAAAGGTATAAAGATCTCATAGGGGAGAAACTTACTTTGCCTTTAGTTGGCAGAACCATTCCAATTATTGGAGACCCTCATGTAGATAAAGATTTTGGAACTGGATGTGTCAAAGTCACTCCAGCTCATGATCCTAATGATTTTGAGATAGGTCAGAGACATGACTTACCTCAAATAACAGTCATGACTAAAAAAGGAACGATGAATCACAATGCAGGTCAATTTGAAGGCTTGGATCGTTTTGAAGCTCGTGAAGCTGTTATTGATTCTTTAAAGGAGATTGGTCTTTTAACCAAAATAGAAGCTTATAAACATAGTGTGCCTTTCTCTGACCGAGGGAAAGTACCAGTAGAACCATTGCTGTCAACTCAGTGGTTTGTGAAAATGGATCCTCTCTCTAGTAGTTGTTCTGAATTTTTTGAGAAAGGACAACCTAAATTTATTCCTAATAGATGGTCTAAAGTTTATCGTGATTGGTTAACTGATATAAGAGATTGGTGTATTAGTAGACAACTTTGGTGGGGACATCGCATTCCGGCTTGGTTTGTAATTAGTCAAACAGATAATAAAGTTGTTAATGAAACCCCGTACATTGTTGCTCGAACAGAAGATGAAGCGAAGAAATTAGCACGAGAAAAATATGGAGATTCAGTTAAAATTGAGCAAGATGAAGATGTGCTAGATACATGGTTTTCCAGCGGATTATGGCCTTTTTCTACATTAGGTTGGCCTGATGAAACCCATCCTGATTTTCAACGTTGGTATCCCACGAATACTTTGGTTACTGGCTTTGACATTATTTTCTTTTGGGTAGCAAGGATGACAATGATGGCTGGTGTCTTTACGGAGCGGATGCCATTTGCTGACGTCTATATTCACGGACTTGTTAGAGATGAACAGAACAGAAAGATGAGTAAAAGTGCTGGAAATGGCATTGATCCTTTATTACTAATAGAAAGATATGGAACAGATGCTTTGAGGTTTGCTCTTGTTCGTGAAGTTGCAGGTGCTGGCCAAGATATACGTCTTGACTTTGATCGTAAAAATCAAACATCAGCAACGGTTGAGGCATCTAGAAATTTTGCTAATAAGCTTTGGAATGCAACTAGGTTTGCTCTTATTAATCTTGAAGACCAGGATTATGAAAACTTGGAGTCATACGATTCTTCTAAGTTGCAATTATCAGACAGGTGGATTTTATCAAGACTTGCACGAGTCAATCATGAGACTGCTAATCGATATGAAAATTATGCTCTAGGAGAGGCCGCTAAGGGACTATATGAATTTGCTTGGAATGATTTTTGTGATTGGTATTTAGAATTAATTAAACGTCGATTGAATAATTCAGAAAATCTTTCTTCCGATGAATTATTAGATCGAAAAATAGCGAAAAGTGTTTTATACAAAGTTCTAAGTGATCTATTGATTATGCTTCATCCTCTAATGCCTCATTTGACAGAGGAGCTTTGGCATGGATTAACAGGTTTAGATGAGGATCAATTTTTAGCTTTGCAGCCTTGGCCCAAATCAAATGAACAAGACTTGAATCTAGATTTAGAAAGTTCTTTCTCTGATTTATTTGCATCTATCAGATTGATTCGCAATCTAAGAGCAGTTGCTGGGTTGAAACCCTCTCAAAAAGTTCCTGTCATGTTGGTTTCTGGTAAAGAGGTCTTACAAAAAACACTAACAACATCAATCAATGATATTGCTGTTTTGACCAAGGCTAAGGAAGTACAGATATTATCTCCAGAGCAAGCAAAGTCATTGCCTTCAATGAAAGCTCTAGCAGGCGTAAGTGGAGAGCTTGAGGTAGTGTTGCCTATTGAAGGGTTAATAGATATAGCTTCATTAAGATCTAGGCTAGAAAAAGATTTAAATAAAGCACAAAAAGAAATTGAAAGTCTTTCTGGACGTTTAGCGAATAAGAATTTTGTTGATAAAGCTCCCAAAGATGTTGTTGAAGAATGCAGAGCAAACTTAACGGAGTCAGAAGCTCAAGTCCGTCTAGTCAAAGAGCGTCTCATGGGATTGGATTGA
- the speE gene encoding polyamine aminopropyltransferase: protein MNYKLKTRSEWLDEYHQGVRYGLQGKLILEESSPFQKITIYESKRYGKALLLDDCWMTAEKSEKCYHECLIHPALCCSTQIENILIIGGGDGGSARECLKYKEVKSIDLVEIDLRVIELSQKYLPTIGGDAWSDSRLNLQIKNGIDWVKHTQENSYDVIIIDGADPIGPSKELFSNSFLKDCKRILKQGGVLATQSESPESFQKIHINIVKVLREIFDYADPMYGSVSIYPSGLWSWTFASMKQQRYMHPKKSRVKEISENCQIWSTRWQQGAFNSIPAFIERELAKK from the coding sequence ATGAATTACAAGCTAAAAACAAGATCAGAGTGGCTTGACGAATATCATCAAGGCGTTAGGTATGGACTACAGGGAAAATTAATACTAGAAGAGTCTAGTCCTTTTCAAAAAATTACCATATATGAAAGCAAAAGATATGGAAAAGCACTATTACTTGATGATTGTTGGATGACTGCAGAAAAGTCTGAAAAGTGTTATCACGAATGTCTTATTCATCCTGCCTTATGTTGTTCTACACAAATAGAAAATATTTTAATCATTGGAGGAGGTGATGGTGGTAGTGCAAGAGAATGTTTAAAATATAAAGAGGTTAAGTCTATCGATTTAGTTGAAATTGATCTAAGAGTTATTGAATTAAGTCAAAAGTATTTACCTACTATTGGTGGTGATGCATGGTCTGATTCAAGATTGAATTTACAAATAAAAAATGGAATTGATTGGGTAAAACATACACAAGAGAATTCATATGATGTGATTATTATTGATGGCGCAGATCCTATTGGACCGTCCAAAGAATTATTCAGCAATTCTTTTCTCAAAGATTGCAAACGAATACTTAAACAAGGAGGGGTTTTGGCAACACAAAGTGAATCTCCAGAGTCTTTTCAAAAGATTCATATAAATATTGTCAAAGTTCTTCGTGAAATTTTTGACTACGCAGATCCAATGTACGGATCTGTATCTATATACCCAAGTGGTTTATGGAGCTGGACATTTGCATCTATGAAGCAGCAAAGATATATGCATCCAAAAAAAAGTCGAGTAAAAGAGATCTCCGAAAATTGTCAGATTTGGAGTACGCGATGGCAGCAAGGTGCATTTAACTCTATTCCTGCATTCATAGAAAGGGAGCTAGCAAAAAAATGA
- the gcvT gene encoding glycine cleavage system aminomethyltransferase GcvT has product MKLLQTPLYQECKELGGKMVPFANWEMPVSFSGLIEEHNAVRKNVGMFDISHMGVVQLKGKNIKSALQNLVPSDVFRIGPSEACYTVFLKENGGIQDDLIIYDQGVLDTNEESIVLVINAARKESDIEWLSSNLFKKEITISEFMPEGALIAIQGPESISTLEKILEEPLSNLPRFGHRTITSNPNLINSQESIFIARTGYTGEEGFEFLSSPETAKSIWKSLIASGVTPCGLGARDTLRLEASMHLYGNDINLDTTPFEAGLGWLVHLEMPNDFIGRKALEKQAEVGTQKKLVGIQVLDKGIARKGYPVLYNSETVGIVTSGTWSPTLQKPIALAYVPSEIAKVNTQIEVEIRRKKHPAIIVKRPFYRKGF; this is encoded by the coding sequence ATGAAATTACTGCAAACTCCTCTTTATCAAGAATGCAAAGAATTAGGCGGTAAAATGGTCCCTTTTGCAAATTGGGAAATGCCTGTTAGTTTCTCTGGGTTAATAGAAGAACACAATGCAGTAAGAAAAAATGTTGGAATGTTCGACATATCTCACATGGGTGTTGTGCAATTAAAAGGTAAAAATATCAAAAGTGCATTACAAAATTTAGTTCCCTCAGACGTGTTTCGAATAGGACCTAGTGAAGCGTGTTATACAGTTTTTTTAAAAGAAAATGGAGGAATTCAAGACGATCTAATCATTTATGACCAAGGAGTTTTAGATACAAATGAAGAGAGTATAGTTCTAGTTATTAATGCGGCAAGAAAAGAATCTGACATTGAATGGTTGAGTTCAAATCTTTTTAAAAAGGAAATTACAATATCCGAATTCATGCCAGAGGGTGCATTAATTGCGATCCAAGGTCCAGAATCTATCAGTACACTTGAGAAAATTCTCGAAGAGCCTTTATCTAATTTGCCACGTTTTGGTCACAGAACTATCACTTCAAATCCCAATCTAATAAACTCACAAGAATCAATTTTTATTGCACGAACTGGTTATACAGGAGAGGAAGGTTTCGAATTCTTGTCATCTCCTGAAACAGCAAAGTCTATCTGGAAGAGTCTAATTGCGTCGGGAGTTACTCCATGCGGTCTAGGAGCAAGAGATACACTGCGGTTAGAGGCTTCTATGCATTTATATGGCAACGATATCAACCTAGATACAACTCCCTTTGAAGCTGGCTTGGGTTGGTTAGTTCATTTAGAAATGCCTAATGATTTCATAGGTAGGAAAGCTCTAGAAAAACAAGCCGAAGTTGGAACGCAAAAAAAACTTGTTGGTATTCAAGTCCTTGATAAAGGAATTGCAAGAAAAGGATATCCAGTTCTATACAACAGCGAAACTGTTGGAATAGTCACTAGCGGAACATGGTCTCCAACATTGCAAAAACCCATAGCTCTTGCTTATGTGCCAAGCGAAATTGCAAAAGTCAATACTCAAATAGAAGTAGAAATTAGAAGAAAAAAACATCCTGCAATAATCGTAAAAAGACCTTTCTATCGAAAAGGTTTTTGA